Proteins from a single region of Deltaproteobacteria bacterium:
- a CDS encoding YkgJ family cysteine cluster protein has product MQKLRLDVLNAIYCLYDDFSKGLTVACKRGCALCCTQNVTMTTLEGYRILQYLISTGQRDLLKVIRDTTARKRFKPVLSTNEFAALCLRGEDPPEESDNDSLGVACKFLLHDECLIYGQRPFGCRCFFSARQCAKEASAVVDPFLITVNTVFLQFIEHIDQGGLFGNMNDVLMFLEQHKHYETQMASDNTDDTIDIYDSPGLAQNKSIPALLIPPKHRERLQPIFKKLTELVNT; this is encoded by the coding sequence TTGCAAAAATTACGGCTGGATGTCTTAAACGCCATATACTGCCTTTACGATGACTTCTCAAAAGGTCTCACCGTGGCTTGTAAGCGAGGATGCGCCCTGTGCTGCACGCAAAATGTTACCATGACTACTCTGGAAGGGTACCGTATATTGCAATATTTGATTTCAACCGGACAAAGGGATCTCCTGAAAGTTATCCGGGACACCACGGCCCGTAAACGCTTCAAACCGGTTCTCAGTACAAACGAATTTGCTGCCTTGTGCCTGCGAGGAGAAGACCCGCCGGAGGAGAGTGACAACGATTCTCTCGGAGTCGCCTGCAAGTTTCTCTTACACGATGAGTGCCTTATTTACGGACAGCGACCATTCGGATGCAGATGCTTCTTTTCAGCCCGACAGTGTGCTAAAGAGGCCTCTGCTGTGGTAGATCCATTCCTGATTACAGTAAATACCGTCTTCTTGCAGTTCATCGAGCACATTGACCAGGGTGGGCTATTCGGCAACATGAACGACGTGCTCATGTTTCTTGAGCAGCACAAGCACTACGAAACGCAGATGGCTTCGGATAATACGGATGACACAATTGACATATATGATTCGCCGGGACTTGCTCAAAACAAATCTATACCCGCCCTTTTGATCCCTCCAAAACACCGTGAGCGCTTGCAACCAATCTTTAAGAAGCTCACAGAACTCGTAAATACGTAG